The following coding sequences lie in one Myxococcota bacterium genomic window:
- a CDS encoding MlaA family lipoprotein, producing MFQRLACLLLAATLVACVGPRTRVDSLEPLNRVSHGLEDLGPNQISAGLDASADAVLPDVVRLGFGNFFRNLATPKPFVANLLQGRPVDAAVDLTRLAVNSSAGVGGFVDVAQWLGLDPHDEDFGQVICTWGIPFGPYVYFPVLGPSSAGEATTVTLDLAFAPADILLPQLAIHSSRPQQLRAIARARERDAPDADPYVYLRTAYRRDRLRQVRDEPAFVPPSAEEVAASASYGTCGYTRPPAPPGA from the coding sequence GTGTTCCAGCGGCTTGCCTGTCTTCTGCTCGCCGCCACCCTGGTGGCCTGCGTGGGGCCGCGAACGCGCGTCGATTCGCTGGAGCCGCTCAACCGTGTCTCGCACGGCCTCGAAGACCTCGGTCCGAACCAGATCTCGGCGGGCCTCGACGCCAGCGCCGACGCGGTGCTTCCGGACGTCGTGCGGCTCGGCTTCGGGAACTTCTTTCGGAACCTGGCGACGCCGAAGCCCTTCGTCGCCAACCTCTTGCAGGGGCGTCCGGTCGACGCCGCCGTCGACCTGACACGGCTGGCGGTCAACTCGAGCGCCGGAGTCGGGGGCTTCGTCGACGTGGCGCAATGGCTCGGCCTCGACCCGCATGACGAGGACTTCGGTCAGGTGATCTGCACCTGGGGCATTCCGTTCGGGCCGTATGTCTACTTCCCCGTGCTCGGGCCCTCGAGTGCCGGGGAGGCGACCACGGTGACACTCGATCTCGCGTTTGCGCCCGCGGACATCCTGTTGCCCCAGCTCGCCATCCACTCCTCGCGGCCCCAGCAGCTGCGCGCGATCGCCCGGGCCCGGGAGCGCGACGCGCCCGATGCAGACCCCTACGTCTACCTGCGCACGGCCTATCGCCGCGATCGCCTGCGCCAGGTGCGCGACGAGCCGGCCTTCGTGCCCCCGAGCGCCGAGGAGGTGGCGGCCAGCGCTTCCTACGGCACCTGCGGCTACACCCGACCGCCCGCGCCTCCCGGCGCTTGA
- a CDS encoding NAD(P)H-binding protein, which yields MAEDHALSSPPPTADAARPRVAVSGATGFVGALLLPALEGVTEPIALSRHPDFETTGDVHWRRCDLFSLRETEAALEGVDVAVYLVHSMLPTTRLTQGRFQDLDLLLADNFARAAASAGVKRIVYLGGLIPEDDASLSEHLESRREMERALGAHGVPVTTLRAGLVVGAGGSSLRILLRLVARLPLMVCPGWTGMPCQPIAVEDIVALLRACILHPDTAGETYDVGGPDVLSYRAMMQETARVMGKRRLFFPLPFFTPALSRLWVTLVTRTPRALVAPLVKSLRHPMVAGDRRLQERFGVPGRPFRASLEQAVREEGYLREPTARAVHRLPLPVGRDARWLADEYARWLPRFLRPWIRAEQRGGVLELGLTGVDRPFLALRYSAERSSPNRTLYEIVGGMLSRGGPHHGIPRLEFRVTREDEEALAAVQDFQPRLPWRIYASTQAPLHHWVMRSFARHLARVRAEATPGSV from the coding sequence ATGGCCGAAGACCACGCGCTGTCGTCACCGCCGCCGACTGCCGACGCCGCCAGGCCGCGGGTGGCGGTGAGCGGCGCCACCGGTTTCGTCGGCGCCTTGCTCTTGCCCGCGCTCGAAGGCGTCACCGAGCCGATCGCGCTCTCGCGACACCCCGACTTCGAGACCACGGGCGACGTGCACTGGCGCCGCTGTGATCTCTTTTCGCTGCGCGAAACCGAAGCGGCCCTCGAGGGCGTCGACGTCGCGGTCTACCTGGTCCATTCGATGCTCCCCACCACGCGGTTGACCCAGGGACGCTTCCAGGACCTCGACCTCCTGCTCGCCGACAACTTCGCCCGGGCCGCCGCGAGTGCCGGCGTGAAGCGCATCGTGTATCTGGGTGGTTTGATCCCCGAGGACGACGCGAGCTTGTCGGAACACCTCGAGAGCCGGCGCGAGATGGAGCGTGCGCTCGGCGCCCACGGCGTGCCGGTGACCACGCTGCGGGCCGGCCTGGTGGTGGGTGCGGGCGGGTCGTCCCTCCGCATCCTGCTGCGGCTGGTCGCGCGCCTCCCCCTGATGGTGTGTCCGGGCTGGACGGGGATGCCGTGTCAGCCGATCGCCGTCGAAGACATCGTCGCGCTCTTGCGCGCCTGCATCCTGCACCCGGACACCGCCGGCGAGACCTACGACGTGGGCGGTCCCGACGTGCTCTCATATCGCGCGATGATGCAGGAGACCGCGCGAGTCATGGGGAAACGTCGACTCTTCTTTCCCCTGCCCTTCTTTACGCCGGCCCTGTCGCGGTTGTGGGTGACCCTGGTGACGCGCACACCCCGGGCGCTCGTCGCGCCGCTCGTCAAATCCCTTCGCCATCCGATGGTCGCCGGGGATCGGCGCCTCCAGGAGCGCTTCGGGGTCCCCGGGCGCCCGTTTCGCGCATCCCTCGAACAGGCGGTCCGCGAGGAGGGCTATCTGCGCGAGCCCACGGCGCGCGCCGTGCACCGGCTGCCCCTCCCCGTCGGTCGCGACGCCCGCTGGCTCGCCGACGAGTACGCGCGCTGGCTCCCGCGCTTCCTGCGGCCGTGGATCCGCGCCGAGCAGCGGGGCGGCGTACTGGAACTCGGCTTGACCGGGGTCGACCGACCCTTCCTTGCCCTGCGTTACTCGGCCGAGCGCAGCAGCCCGAACCGAACCCTCTACGAGATCGTCGGCGGGATGCTCTCGCGTGGCGGGCCCCATCACGGCATCCCGCGGCTCGAGTTCCGGGTGACGCGCGAGGACGAAGAAGCCCTCGCCGCCGTGCAGGACTTCCAACCGCGCCTGCCCTGGCGCATCTACGCGAGCACCCAGGCGCCGCTGCACCACTGGGTGATGCGCTCCTTTGCGCGCCACCTGGCACGGGTACGGGCCGAAGCGACGCCGGGATCGGTCTAG
- a CDS encoding ABC transporter permease — MLPDPYRARILTVVIVGIALLVWHMATLAPSFDASGKSDDELMLMEFNGDIVRTEDGAYVYNPDKAQGLPGPWKVGEKAYAELSEAFHKKGTNDHGVAHLVFYTVLRFAAGFFAASVVAILLGVAVGLSPILFKALNPLIQLLKPISPLAWMPLLLYSVQDPTWTAILVVFMAALWPTVANTAFGVSSIRTDYLRVSSLLELGWFERLYKVVLPGAAPAIIAGLRIAFGSALVAVVPAEMLLGELGIGYLTWIEWNNLDISGVVFAILVVGVVGITLDSLFTQVSRLVTYPE, encoded by the coding sequence ATGCTTCCGGACCCGTATCGCGCGCGGATTCTGACCGTGGTCATCGTCGGAATCGCTTTGCTGGTCTGGCACATGGCGACGCTGGCTCCGAGCTTCGACGCCAGCGGCAAGTCGGACGACGAGCTGATGTTGATGGAGTTCAACGGAGACATCGTCCGCACCGAAGACGGCGCTTACGTCTACAACCCGGACAAGGCCCAGGGCCTTCCCGGGCCATGGAAGGTGGGAGAGAAGGCGTACGCCGAGCTCTCCGAGGCGTTCCACAAGAAGGGAACGAACGACCACGGCGTCGCTCACCTGGTCTTCTACACGGTGCTGCGGTTCGCGGCCGGCTTCTTCGCGGCTTCCGTGGTCGCGATCCTGCTCGGGGTGGCCGTCGGCCTCTCGCCAATCCTGTTCAAGGCACTGAATCCCTTGATCCAGCTCCTGAAACCGATCTCGCCGCTCGCCTGGATGCCGCTCTTGCTCTACAGCGTTCAGGATCCCACCTGGACGGCGATTCTCGTGGTGTTCATGGCCGCGCTGTGGCCGACCGTCGCGAATACGGCGTTCGGCGTCAGTTCGATCCGCACCGACTATCTCCGCGTCTCGAGCCTGCTCGAACTGGGCTGGTTCGAGCGCCTCTACAAGGTGGTCTTGCCGGGTGCCGCCCCCGCGATCATCGCCGGGCTGCGCATCGCGTTCGGCAGTGCACTCGTGGCCGTGGTGCCAGCGGAGATGCTGCTCGGCGAGCTGGGCATCGGGTACCTGACCTGGATCGAGTGGAACAACCTCGACATCTCCGGGGTGGTGTTCGCGATTCTGGTCGTCGGCGTCGTCGGGATCACCCTCGACAGTCTCTTCACCCAGGTGTCTCGCCTGGTCACGTATCCGGAGTAG
- the cynS gene encoding cyanase, with protein sequence MIEKKEATRQILEAKKTKGVTWEDLAAEVGRDKVWIAAAVMGQASVPSEYATKLTSLLGLGPEVAEALEEFPLKGSLDSTVPVDPLIYRFHEITQVYGTAMKSVIHEMFGDGIMSAIDFELDIQKVEDPKGDRVVVTYNGKFLPYRNW encoded by the coding sequence ATGATCGAAAAGAAGGAAGCGACGCGTCAGATCCTCGAGGCGAAGAAGACCAAAGGAGTCACCTGGGAAGACCTCGCCGCCGAGGTGGGACGCGACAAGGTCTGGATCGCCGCCGCGGTGATGGGGCAGGCAAGCGTGCCCTCCGAGTACGCCACGAAGCTCACGTCGCTGCTCGGGCTCGGGCCCGAGGTCGCGGAGGCTCTCGAAGAGTTCCCGCTGAAGGGTTCGCTCGACTCGACCGTTCCGGTGGATCCGCTGATCTACCGCTTCCACGAGATCACCCAGGTCTACGGCACCGCGATGAAGTCCGTGATCCACGAGATGTTCGGAGACGGGATCATGAGCGCGATCGACTTCGAGCTGGACATCCAGAAGGTCGAGGACCCGAAGGGGGACCGGGTCGTCGTGACCTACAACGGCAAGTTCCTGCCCTACCGCAACTGGTGA
- a CDS encoding nuclear transport factor 2 family protein: MTETRPPLPPFDADSAAQKARAAEDAWNTRDPARVAQAYTVDSQWRNRAEIFSGRPAIQAFLERKWKKELDYRLIKEVWAHRENRIAVRFAYEWRDDSGSWFRAYGNENWEFSEAGLMRRRIASINDLPIAESERLFHWPSGPRPTDHPGLTELGL, encoded by the coding sequence ATGACCGAGACGCGGCCTCCGCTGCCGCCCTTCGACGCCGATTCTGCGGCGCAGAAGGCGCGAGCGGCCGAAGACGCCTGGAACACGCGCGATCCGGCACGCGTCGCGCAGGCCTACACCGTCGACAGCCAGTGGCGGAACCGCGCGGAGATCTTCTCGGGGCGCCCCGCCATTCAGGCGTTCCTCGAGCGCAAGTGGAAGAAGGAGCTCGACTACCGCTTGATCAAGGAGGTGTGGGCGCACCGCGAGAATCGCATCGCCGTGCGCTTCGCCTATGAGTGGCGCGACGACTCGGGGAGTTGGTTTCGCGCCTACGGAAACGAGAACTGGGAGTTCAGTGAGGCGGGTCTGATGCGGCGCCGGATCGCGAGCATCAACGATCTTCCGATCGCGGAGTCCGAGCGCTTGTTCCATTGGCCGAGCGGGCCCCGACCGACCGATCACCCGGGGTTGACCGAGCTCGGGCTCTAG
- a CDS encoding IPT/TIG domain-containing protein, whose amino-acid sequence MAASAVVPGQVDFQGLLLDDTGQPVNGVVDLDLTLFDALSAGNAVWTESHAGVSVSDGIYAVTLGAMVTLTPEVLAGGFLYLEITVEGETLTPRRPLLAVPYAVRADTAERVESVAGVAPAFIAQVFAHFDHDGNGLANSDAIEGLADVDLDGRANFIDPDNDGDGMDDAAEVAAGTDPNQITPQVTGFSPTRFDEDAVSVVVTIQGTNFDQPGLDVVFGSATPTPFNVTPTSFDVSVGSFPPGDAAVTVSLGNGESSAASYPVARVLRAFVTSGTFNGLLGGTAGADAICATAAFNAGVSGSYFAWIADSFSNPQDRLPAFSALTFRTVDDVPFATEALEAGPARDEFGNAATQTFARTGGGSVNPATEDCEDWTSQAIVLNGTLGDIGAGSPDWQVSAPAGFPDVRCSRFHPLYCFEQ is encoded by the coding sequence GTGGCCGCCTCGGCCGTCGTGCCGGGCCAGGTCGATTTCCAGGGGTTGCTCCTCGACGATACGGGCCAGCCCGTCAACGGCGTCGTCGACCTGGACCTCACGCTCTTCGACGCGCTGAGCGCGGGCAACGCGGTGTGGACCGAGAGCCACGCGGGCGTGTCCGTGTCCGACGGCATCTACGCCGTGACCCTGGGCGCGATGGTCACGCTGACGCCCGAGGTGTTGGCGGGAGGATTCCTCTACCTCGAGATCACGGTGGAGGGCGAGACACTCACGCCGCGACGGCCCCTGCTCGCCGTGCCCTATGCGGTTCGGGCCGACACTGCCGAGCGCGTCGAGTCCGTCGCCGGGGTCGCCCCGGCCTTCATCGCCCAGGTCTTCGCTCACTTCGACCACGACGGCAACGGCCTCGCGAACAGTGACGCAATCGAGGGGCTCGCCGACGTCGACCTCGACGGCCGCGCGAACTTCATCGATCCGGACAACGATGGCGACGGCATGGACGACGCGGCAGAGGTCGCTGCCGGAACGGACCCGAACCAGATCACGCCTCAGGTGACCGGCTTCTCGCCCACCCGCTTCGACGAAGACGCCGTGTCGGTGGTCGTGACGATTCAAGGGACGAACTTCGACCAGCCCGGTCTCGACGTCGTGTTCGGCTCGGCGACGCCCACGCCCTTCAATGTGACGCCCACCTCCTTCGACGTCAGCGTGGGTTCCTTCCCACCGGGCGATGCCGCGGTGACCGTGAGCCTGGGGAACGGCGAGTCGAGTGCGGCGAGCTACCCGGTCGCGCGCGTGCTCCGCGCGTTCGTCACGAGCGGGACGTTCAACGGGCTGCTCGGAGGGACCGCCGGGGCGGATGCCATCTGCGCGACGGCGGCGTTCAACGCGGGGGTCTCGGGATCCTACTTCGCGTGGATCGCCGACTCCTTCAGCAACCCCCAAGACCGGCTCCCCGCCTTCTCCGCGCTGACCTTCCGAACCGTCGACGACGTGCCCTTCGCGACCGAAGCGCTCGAGGCGGGCCCCGCACGCGACGAGTTCGGCAACGCCGCCACCCAGACCTTTGCCCGCACGGGCGGCGGCAGCGTGAACCCCGCAACCGAGGACTGCGAGGACTGGACGAGCCAGGCCATCGTCTTGAACGGGACGCTCGGCGACATCGGAGCCGGCAGTCCGGACTGGCAGGTCTCGGCGCCCGCCGGGTTCCCCGACGTGCGCTGTAGTCGGTTCCATCCCCTCTACTGCTTCGAGCAGTAG
- a CDS encoding ABC transporter ATP-binding protein: protein MSYLQIEGLEKVYPLEQSERGASGSLCVFRDVDLQIKKGEFVTMIGHSGCGKSTLLNIIAGFESPTNGVVILEDKEVTKPGLDRMVVFQSFALMPWYSAGDNVRLAVQAAHRDWSQEQIAAHTQKYIEMMGLAGAEKKKPAYLSGGMRQRVGLARAFSVEPKVMLLDEPFAQIDALTRGVIQEELIRMWGATGSTVFMVTHDVDEAILLSDRIALMSNGPEAEVAELLEVDIPRPRTREKLIDTPEYMQLRSQILHFLLSRAKRHPTNLAASATPAA from the coding sequence GTGTCGTATCTGCAGATCGAAGGTCTCGAGAAGGTGTACCCCCTCGAGCAGTCCGAGCGCGGTGCCAGCGGTTCGCTTTGCGTCTTTCGCGATGTCGACCTGCAGATAAAGAAGGGTGAGTTCGTGACCATGATCGGTCACTCGGGCTGCGGGAAGAGCACCCTGCTCAACATCATTGCCGGGTTCGAGTCGCCCACCAACGGCGTCGTGATCCTCGAGGACAAAGAGGTCACGAAGCCGGGGCTCGATCGCATGGTCGTGTTCCAGTCCTTCGCGCTGATGCCCTGGTACTCAGCGGGTGACAACGTCCGGCTCGCTGTGCAGGCGGCCCATCGCGACTGGAGCCAGGAGCAGATCGCCGCGCACACCCAGAAGTACATCGAGATGATGGGGTTGGCCGGTGCCGAGAAGAAGAAGCCGGCCTATCTCAGCGGCGGAATGCGCCAGCGGGTCGGGCTCGCGCGCGCGTTCTCGGTCGAGCCGAAGGTCATGTTGCTCGACGAGCCCTTCGCGCAGATCGACGCGCTCACGCGCGGCGTGATTCAGGAGGAGTTGATCCGCATGTGGGGAGCCACCGGGAGCACCGTCTTCATGGTCACCCATGACGTCGACGAGGCGATCCTGCTCTCGGACCGGATCGCGCTGATGAGCAACGGCCCCGAGGCGGAGGTCGCCGAGCTGCTCGAGGTGGACATCCCGCGCCCGCGCACCCGCGAGAAGCTGATCGATACCCCCGAGTACATGCAGCTCCGCAGCCAGATCCTGCACTTCCTGCTGTCTCGCGCGAAGCGACACCCCACGAACCTCGCGGCGAGCGCGACGCCCGCCGCATGA
- a CDS encoding acyl-CoA dehydrogenase family protein, which yields MSLVLTEEQTLLKETAAEFVQEKSPVTHLRELRDKSDATGFSRALWKEMSELGWAGILIPEEYGGSGLGLSEIGVILEECGRTLAPYPLLSTAVLGASALALGGSDAQKQALLPGVAQGETLLALAHQEKPRFAPYDIALNAKATSDGFELTGEKRFVLDGHVADRLIVVARTSGSVGEREGLTLFLVDPSASGVGVSRTNMVDSRNAANVRFENVVVTADDVLGDADRGADLLDALIERGTAAVSAELLGLIQEVFDRTVTYLKTRDQFGVKIGTFQALKHRAANMFSEVELSKSITIDALRAVDEERPFRERVVSAAKARTSDTAELVTREGLQMHGGIGMTDEEEIGLFMKRAKAAEVTFGDGGFHRDAFAKATGF from the coding sequence GAAACCGCCGCCGAGTTCGTCCAGGAGAAGTCGCCCGTCACCCACCTGCGCGAGCTTCGCGACAAGAGCGACGCCACCGGCTTCTCCCGTGCTCTCTGGAAGGAGATGAGCGAGCTCGGCTGGGCCGGCATCCTGATCCCCGAAGAGTACGGGGGCTCGGGCCTCGGCCTGTCGGAGATCGGCGTGATCCTCGAAGAGTGCGGACGCACCCTCGCTCCCTACCCGCTGCTGTCGACCGCCGTGCTCGGCGCGAGCGCGTTGGCCCTCGGCGGTAGCGACGCCCAGAAACAGGCCCTGCTTCCGGGCGTGGCCCAGGGAGAGACCCTGCTGGCCCTCGCCCACCAGGAGAAGCCGCGGTTCGCGCCCTACGACATCGCGCTGAACGCAAAGGCCACCAGCGACGGCTTCGAGCTCACCGGCGAGAAGCGCTTCGTCCTCGACGGCCACGTCGCCGATCGCCTGATCGTGGTGGCCCGCACCTCGGGCAGCGTGGGCGAGCGCGAGGGTCTCACCCTCTTCCTGGTCGATCCGAGCGCCAGCGGCGTCGGCGTGTCGCGCACGAACATGGTCGACAGCCGCAACGCTGCGAACGTGCGCTTCGAGAACGTGGTGGTCACCGCCGACGACGTGCTCGGCGACGCCGACCGCGGGGCCGACCTGCTCGATGCGCTGATCGAGCGCGGGACGGCCGCCGTGTCGGCGGAGCTGCTCGGCCTGATCCAGGAGGTGTTCGATCGCACGGTCACCTATCTGAAGACGCGGGATCAGTTCGGCGTGAAGATCGGCACCTTCCAGGCGCTGAAGCACCGGGCCGCAAACATGTTCTCCGAGGTCGAGCTCTCGAAGTCGATCACCATCGATGCCCTGCGCGCCGTCGACGAGGAGCGCCCGTTCCGCGAGCGCGTCGTCTCGGCGGCGAAGGCGCGTACGTCGGACACGGCCGAGCTCGTCACCCGGGAAGGACTGCAGATGCACGGTGGCATCGGCATGACCGACGAAGAGGAGATCGGCCTCTTCATGAAGCGCGCGAAGGCGGCCGAGGTCACCTTCGGCGACGGTGGCTTCCACCGGGACGCGTTCGCGAAGGCCACCGGCTTCTAG
- a CDS encoding CmpA/NrtA family ABC transporter substrate-binding protein, with amino-acid sequence MSHDDKHVHTDACWDASEHSDGRDQAPESRIDEFIERSVLNAALGGDLTRRRFVEALGSSAVLAMVSQFFPVEDAKAMVKEAAGPIEKADLSIGFIPITCATPIIMAEPLGFYKRHGLNAKVRKAAGWAMVRDWSINKDVDAAHMLSPMPLSISLGAGSKEVPYYMPAVENINGQAITLANKHKGVKGPQDMKGFRFCVPFEYSMHNYLLRYYLAEGGIHPDKDVQIRVVPPPEMVANLKAGNVDGYLAPDPFNQRAVYENAGFIFKLSKEIWEGHPCCAFAISKEFAATNPNTFIALFRSIVDATHYAQDKSNRKDIAKAISPKNYLNQPVIVLEQVLTGRFADGLGGIQNVPDRIDFDPFPWHSMAVWILTQMKRWKHVEKEFDYQKVAKEVYLATQCAEISEELGYKSYGDTATTHVIMGKTFDPMKPEEYVKSFPISNLS; translated from the coding sequence ATGAGCCACGATGACAAGCATGTGCACACCGATGCGTGTTGGGACGCGAGCGAGCACAGCGACGGCAGGGATCAGGCACCCGAATCACGGATCGACGAGTTCATCGAACGCTCGGTGTTGAATGCGGCACTGGGCGGCGATCTGACCCGTCGACGCTTCGTCGAGGCGCTCGGTTCGAGCGCAGTGCTCGCGATGGTCAGCCAGTTCTTCCCGGTCGAAGACGCGAAAGCGATGGTGAAGGAAGCCGCCGGGCCCATCGAGAAGGCGGACCTCTCGATCGGCTTCATCCCGATCACCTGCGCAACGCCGATCATCATGGCCGAGCCCCTCGGCTTCTACAAACGCCACGGTCTCAATGCGAAGGTTCGCAAGGCCGCGGGCTGGGCCATGGTGCGCGACTGGTCGATCAACAAGGACGTCGACGCCGCCCACATGCTGAGCCCCATGCCGCTCTCGATCAGCCTCGGCGCGGGCTCGAAGGAAGTGCCCTACTACATGCCGGCCGTCGAGAACATCAACGGCCAGGCCATCACCCTCGCCAACAAGCACAAGGGTGTGAAGGGGCCGCAGGACATGAAGGGCTTCCGCTTCTGTGTGCCCTTCGAGTACTCGATGCACAACTACCTGCTCCGGTACTACCTGGCCGAGGGCGGGATCCACCCGGACAAGGACGTGCAGATCCGCGTGGTCCCGCCGCCGGAGATGGTCGCGAACCTGAAGGCCGGCAACGTCGACGGCTACCTCGCGCCCGACCCGTTCAATCAGCGGGCGGTCTACGAGAACGCGGGCTTCATCTTCAAGCTCTCGAAGGAAATCTGGGAGGGGCACCCCTGCTGTGCCTTCGCGATCTCGAAGGAGTTCGCCGCGACGAACCCGAACACGTTCATCGCACTCTTCCGCTCCATCGTGGACGCCACGCACTACGCCCAGGACAAGAGCAACCGCAAGGACATCGCGAAGGCGATCTCGCCCAAGAACTACTTGAACCAGCCGGTGATCGTGTTGGAGCAGGTGCTCACGGGGCGCTTCGCCGACGGTTTGGGGGGGATCCAGAACGTCCCGGATCGCATCGATTTCGACCCCTTCCCTTGGCATTCGATGGCGGTCTGGATCCTCACCCAGATGAAACGCTGGAAGCACGTCGAGAAGGAGTTCGACTACCAGAAGGTCGCCAAGGAGGTGTACCTGGCGACCCAGTGCGCCGAGATCTCGGAGGAGCTCGGTTACAAGAGCTACGGAGACACGGCCACCACCCACGTAATCATGGGCAAGACCTTCGATCCGATGAAGCCCGAGGAGTACGTCAAGAGCTTCCCGATCAGCAATCTCTCCTAG